In a genomic window of Fimbriiglobus ruber:
- a CDS encoding sigma-54-dependent transcriptional regulator — MPKLLVVDDEPVICQSFTWVFSSPDVEVVTAGTLADGWRKVEECRPDVVVLDYQLPDGSGIDLFDRIRAADPRLPVIFLTAHGTTDTAIETMKRGAFDYLAKPFDLEQMSGLLERAFEAARLVREPGGPAAEVRADLIVGRSPALREISKQIGRVAPLDVTVLILGESGTGKELVARAIYQHSRRADKPFHVINCAAIPEGLVESELFGHERGAFTGAGRRQIGRFEQANGGTLFLDEIGDMPLAVQAKVLRLLQDQTFERVGGRESISTRVRVLAATNHDLENLIAGGRFRNDLYYRLKEVTLRLPPLRDRLEDLPDLAHHLLAQFVRETGRDVSGFDPDVLEMFQRYSWPGNIRELRGVIKEAVLKTTGRVILPEFLPPGFTSQTGEPSAPPAPNGAERPVEFDLAGNIEAMLQAGEKGMYARVVGEVERELITRVLRHTRGHQGQACTQLGIDRKTLRNKLRDLGITLDKVVTDRADPSDD, encoded by the coding sequence ATGCCGAAACTCCTGGTCGTTGACGACGAGCCGGTCATCTGCCAGTCGTTCACCTGGGTGTTCTCGTCGCCGGACGTCGAGGTCGTCACGGCGGGCACCCTCGCGGACGGGTGGCGCAAGGTCGAGGAGTGCCGGCCGGACGTCGTCGTACTCGATTACCAGTTGCCGGACGGGTCCGGGATCGACCTGTTCGACCGCATCCGGGCCGCCGACCCGCGGCTGCCGGTGATCTTCCTGACCGCCCACGGCACTACCGATACGGCCATCGAAACGATGAAACGGGGGGCGTTCGACTACCTCGCCAAGCCGTTCGATCTCGAACAGATGAGCGGGCTCCTCGAACGGGCGTTCGAGGCCGCGCGGCTGGTGCGGGAGCCGGGCGGGCCGGCGGCCGAGGTGCGGGCCGATCTGATCGTCGGCCGGTCGCCGGCCTTGCGGGAAATCAGCAAGCAGATCGGCCGGGTCGCCCCGCTGGACGTGACCGTCCTGATCCTCGGCGAGAGCGGCACCGGCAAGGAACTCGTCGCCCGGGCGATTTACCAGCACAGCCGGCGGGCGGACAAGCCGTTCCACGTCATCAACTGCGCGGCGATCCCCGAGGGGCTGGTCGAGAGCGAGCTGTTCGGGCACGAGCGCGGCGCCTTCACCGGAGCCGGCCGCCGGCAGATCGGCCGGTTCGAGCAGGCGAACGGCGGCACCCTGTTCCTCGACGAAATCGGCGACATGCCGCTGGCCGTCCAGGCCAAGGTGCTGCGGCTGCTCCAGGACCAGACGTTCGAGCGGGTCGGCGGCCGGGAGTCGATCAGCACGCGGGTTCGGGTGCTGGCCGCGACGAACCACGACCTGGAGAACCTGATCGCCGGAGGGCGGTTTCGCAACGACCTGTACTACCGGCTGAAAGAAGTGACGCTCCGCCTGCCGCCGCTGCGCGACCGGCTCGAAGACCTCCCGGATCTGGCCCACCACCTGCTAGCTCAGTTCGTCCGCGAGACGGGGCGGGACGTCAGCGGGTTCGACCCGGACGTCCTGGAGATGTTCCAGCGGTACTCGTGGCCGGGCAACATCCGCGAACTCCGGGGCGTCATCAAGGAAGCGGTCCTCAAGACCACCGGCCGGGTCATCCTGCCGGAGTTTTTACCGCCCGGGTTCACGAGCCAAACGGGAGAACCTTCCGCCCCTCCCGCCCCGAACGGCGCGGAACGTCCCGTCGAGTTCGACCTCGCGGGGAATATCGAAGCGATGTTGCAGGCGGGCGAAAAAGGGATGTACGCCCGCGTGGTCGGCGAGGTGGAGCGGGAACTGATCACCCGCGTCCTCCGCCACACGCGCGGCCATCAGGGGCAAGCGTGTACCCAGCTCGGCATCGACCGAAAAACGTTGCGGAACAAACTCCGCGACCTGGGCATCACCCTGGATAAAGTCGTCACCGACCGGGCCGACCCGTCCGACGACTGA
- a CDS encoding sensor histidine kinase yields the protein MKPLFVGRYSGLFVVLGGIVAVASLACTWYLNRLQVDLARAGRRDAAGMEAAQDFQLQLRHLRVHSLVLVADPTDARREVVQADLARIDAAFEAIRQTATTAEDVLLADRIEQDYQQYRANLNFDGLRASARPISDLALWSDAHHMGELLVPCRELADRQRERMNESLERSETQVAWAGQGLLSLGLAGVLAGLLSGYATARGLTRRVAQLSVRVRAVQAHLDQEVGAMIVEGPHTGDVDEQLDQVVDRVKAVCQRLQEQERDLLRAEQLAAVGHLAAGVAHEVRNPLTGVKFLLQAAARPLNPTPLTPERVHLLLQEIARIERTVQGLIDFARTPPPDRKPHDLRDVLGAAVKIAQSRADLKTIDVHVHYPAEPLPVEVDHDQMLSLFTNLLVNAIDATPAGGRVEVTTAVDADGMIRVDVADTGPGIDPALAGRLFTPFATTKPTGTGLGLTVARRIAREHGGAVTAANGPDGGARFTLALPVAERAHAETPGR from the coding sequence ATGAAGCCGTTATTCGTCGGGCGGTATTCGGGACTCTTCGTCGTACTCGGGGGGATCGTCGCCGTCGCCAGCCTGGCGTGTACCTGGTACCTCAACCGGCTCCAGGTCGATCTCGCCCGGGCCGGCCGCCGCGACGCCGCCGGGATGGAAGCGGCCCAGGACTTCCAACTCCAGCTCCGCCACCTCCGCGTCCACTCGTTGGTCCTCGTCGCCGACCCGACGGACGCCCGCCGGGAGGTGGTCCAGGCCGACCTGGCGCGGATCGACGCCGCCTTCGAGGCGATCCGCCAAACGGCCACGACGGCGGAAGACGTACTGCTGGCAGACCGCATCGAGCAAGACTACCAGCAGTACCGGGCGAACCTGAACTTCGACGGCCTTCGTGCGTCCGCCCGGCCCATCAGCGACCTGGCACTCTGGTCCGACGCCCACCACATGGGCGAGCTCCTCGTCCCGTGTCGGGAACTCGCGGACCGGCAGCGGGAGCGAATGAACGAGAGTCTGGAGCGGAGCGAAACGCAAGTCGCGTGGGCGGGCCAGGGGCTCCTCAGTCTGGGCCTCGCGGGCGTCCTCGCCGGGTTGCTGAGCGGGTACGCGACGGCCCGGGGGCTGACCCGGCGGGTGGCCCAGCTGTCCGTCCGCGTCCGGGCCGTCCAGGCCCACCTCGACCAGGAAGTCGGGGCGATGATCGTGGAAGGGCCGCACACGGGGGACGTGGACGAGCAACTGGATCAGGTCGTCGACCGGGTGAAGGCGGTCTGCCAGCGGCTCCAGGAGCAGGAGCGGGATCTACTCCGGGCCGAGCAGTTGGCCGCGGTCGGGCACCTGGCCGCGGGCGTGGCCCACGAGGTCCGCAACCCCCTAACCGGGGTGAAGTTTCTCCTCCAGGCCGCGGCCCGCCCACTGAACCCGACGCCGCTCACACCGGAACGGGTTCACTTGCTCCTTCAGGAGATCGCCCGGATCGAGCGGACCGTGCAGGGGCTGATCGACTTCGCCCGGACGCCGCCGCCCGACCGTAAGCCCCACGACCTCCGCGACGTCCTCGGGGCGGCCGTGAAAATCGCCCAGAGCCGGGCCGACTTGAAAACGATCGACGTTCACGTTCACTACCCCGCCGAACCTCTGCCGGTCGAGGTCGACCACGACCAAATGCTCTCGCTGTTCACCAACCTGCTCGTCAACGCGATCGACGCGACGCCGGCGGGCGGCCGCGTCGAGGTGACAACCGCGGTCGACGCGGACGGTATGATTCGGGTAGACGTGGCCGACACCGGGCCCGGCATCGACCCCGCCCTCGCGGGCCGCCTGTTCACCCCGTTCGCGACTACTAAACCGACCGGGACCGGGCTCGGCCTGACCGTCGCCCGGCGGATCGCCCGGGAACACGGCGGGGCCGTCACCGCCGCCAACGGGCCGGACGGCGGGGCCCGCTTTACCCTCGCCTTGCCCGTCGCGGAGAGAGCCCATGCCGAAACTCCTGGTCGTTGA
- a CDS encoding FAD-dependent oxidoreductase: protein MSGRPKAIIVGGGIAGPAAALALREVGVDAAVYEARGANGPDGGGLSLAPNGMNVLARLGLAERVRAAGSVVRDCCYRNHRGRRLAAHPYGRAEKYGQPTVIVTRAALHGVLSGALVDRNIPVHYDKRLTGVADTTDGRVVATFADGSTAEGDFLVGADGIQSAVRRAVFPGGPEPEFVGLIGYGGVVPAVMASPPDPDDRGRLNCTFGPDGFFGYCNIGEDPLTWMWWVNVARDEPLSRDELRAPFSAAERQSLLARFSGWCPPTGAFIRASEDVLRVNIFDVQYLPTWSKGRTLLIGDAAHAMSPNSGLGASIALEDALYLVHLMGESRAGLKDVFRRFEADRRGRVEKINTEARKMAANKKPLGRVAVRLRDAFLSLAMPWIGERSLDWKFRYRVPGAAGR, encoded by the coding sequence ATGAGTGGACGGCCGAAAGCGATTATCGTGGGCGGCGGAATTGCCGGCCCAGCCGCGGCCCTGGCCCTGCGCGAAGTCGGCGTGGACGCGGCCGTGTACGAGGCGCGCGGGGCGAACGGACCCGACGGCGGCGGGCTGTCGCTCGCGCCGAACGGCATGAACGTCCTCGCCCGCCTCGGCCTGGCGGAGCGGGTCCGGGCGGCCGGGTCCGTGGTGCGGGACTGTTGCTACCGCAACCACCGCGGTCGCCGCCTCGCCGCCCACCCCTACGGGCGGGCCGAGAAGTACGGCCAGCCGACCGTGATCGTCACGCGGGCCGCCCTCCACGGCGTTCTGTCCGGCGCCCTCGTCGATCGAAACATCCCGGTCCACTACGACAAGCGGCTCACGGGCGTCGCCGATACGACCGACGGCCGCGTGGTGGCGACGTTCGCGGACGGCAGCACGGCGGAGGGCGATTTTCTCGTCGGCGCAGACGGCATCCAGTCGGCCGTACGGCGGGCGGTCTTCCCGGGCGGGCCAGAGCCGGAGTTCGTCGGGCTGATCGGATACGGGGGCGTCGTGCCGGCGGTGATGGCCTCGCCACCCGACCCGGACGACCGCGGGCGGCTCAACTGTACGTTCGGCCCGGACGGCTTCTTCGGCTACTGCAATATCGGCGAAGACCCGCTGACGTGGATGTGGTGGGTGAACGTCGCCCGCGACGAACCGCTGTCGCGGGACGAGCTACGCGCGCCGTTCTCCGCCGCCGAGCGGCAGTCGCTACTCGCCCGCTTCTCGGGGTGGTGTCCGCCGACCGGCGCCTTCATTCGTGCGTCCGAAGACGTCCTGCGCGTCAACATCTTCGACGTGCAGTACCTGCCCACTTGGTCGAAGGGCCGGACGCTGTTGATCGGCGACGCGGCCCACGCGATGAGCCCGAATTCCGGCCTCGGCGCCTCGATCGCGCTGGAAGACGCGCTCTATCTCGTCCACCTAATGGGCGAGTCACGGGCCGGCCTGAAAGACGTCTTCCGCCGGTTCGAGGCGGACCGCCGCGGGCGCGTGGAGAAGATCAACACCGAGGCGCGGAAGATGGCCGCCAACAAGAAACCGCTGGGCCGAGTCGCCGTCCGGCTCCGCGACGCGTTCCTCTCGCTCGCGATGCCCTGGATCGGCGAGCGAAGCCTGGACTGGAAGTTTCGCTACCGCGTGCCCGGGGCGGCGGGGCGGTAG
- a CDS encoding efflux RND transporter periplasmic adaptor subunit, translating into MQPKQSGTKRTRWLVGLVVLAVVAAGAWHVLGRGKPALGSVPTNATAGSGTSVEVVSPRAGGIDRVCVQPGTVEPFESADLYAKVSGFLVDQKVDIGSLVKEGDVLARISVPEYEKQMIQDAADVTRTEARVDQMTAAVTTADADLGAATAAVALAGAELKSKTSHRTYREKQRERIRELASRMAIDAKLADEQEDQFQSAVSAELAAMEAVNASKQKEVAARARIKQAQADLRYAAAEVAVAKARKEKSQVLLDYTVIRSPYTGVITKRNFYKGDFIRAADSGGERVPVLAVERTDVMRVVIQVPERDVPFADPGDPAVVTVDALPGVVFKTTGADNKVEISRLAASEDPHTRMMRVEVDVKNPTGKLRRGMYGRVNLTLCPGAASAVCVPSAALVGKAEDGKASVRVVRDDVVHIVPVRYGADNGTEMEIVSGLTPADRVIIRASGPVENGTQVTTTHAGKTKS; encoded by the coding sequence ATGCAACCGAAGCAATCAGGAACGAAACGGACTCGCTGGCTGGTCGGCCTCGTCGTGTTGGCGGTCGTCGCGGCCGGGGCGTGGCACGTCCTCGGGCGCGGGAAGCCTGCCCTGGGCAGCGTCCCCACGAACGCGACCGCCGGCTCGGGCACCTCGGTCGAAGTCGTTTCGCCCCGGGCCGGGGGTATCGACCGCGTGTGCGTGCAGCCCGGTACCGTCGAGCCGTTCGAGTCCGCCGACCTGTACGCCAAGGTGTCCGGGTTCCTGGTGGACCAAAAAGTCGACATCGGGTCGCTGGTCAAGGAAGGCGACGTCCTCGCGCGGATTTCGGTCCCCGAGTACGAAAAGCAAATGATTCAGGACGCGGCCGACGTGACCCGGACGGAGGCGCGGGTCGACCAGATGACGGCGGCCGTCACCACCGCCGACGCCGACCTCGGGGCCGCGACCGCGGCCGTCGCGCTGGCCGGGGCCGAACTCAAGAGCAAGACGTCGCACCGGACGTACCGCGAAAAGCAACGGGAACGCATCCGCGAACTCGCCAGCCGCATGGCGATCGACGCGAAACTGGCGGACGAGCAGGAAGATCAATTCCAGTCCGCCGTCTCGGCCGAACTGGCGGCGATGGAAGCGGTCAACGCGAGCAAGCAAAAAGAAGTGGCCGCCCGGGCCCGGATCAAACAAGCCCAGGCCGACCTCCGGTACGCCGCGGCGGAAGTCGCCGTGGCCAAGGCGCGGAAGGAAAAATCGCAAGTCCTGCTCGACTACACCGTCATCCGCTCGCCCTACACCGGCGTGATTACCAAGCGGAATTTCTACAAGGGCGACTTCATCCGGGCGGCCGACTCCGGCGGCGAGCGGGTGCCGGTCCTCGCGGTCGAGCGGACGGACGTGATGCGGGTCGTCATCCAGGTGCCCGAGCGGGACGTCCCCTTCGCCGACCCGGGCGACCCGGCCGTTGTCACCGTCGACGCGCTGCCGGGGGTCGTCTTCAAGACCACCGGGGCGGACAACAAGGTCGAGATCTCCCGGTTGGCCGCGTCCGAAGACCCGCACACCCGCATGATGCGGGTCGAGGTCGACGTCAAGAACCCGACCGGGAAACTCCGCCGGGGGATGTACGGCCGCGTCAACCTGACCCTCTGCCCCGGGGCGGCGAGCGCCGTCTGCGTCCCGTCCGCGGCCCTCGTCGGGAAAGCGGAGGACGGGAAGGCGTCCGTCCGGGTGGTTCGGGACGACGTCGTCCACATCGTCCCGGTCCGGTACGGGGCCGACAACGGGACGGAGATGGAAATCGTGTCCGGTCTGACCCCGGCAGACCGCGTCATTATCCGGGCGAGCGGCCCGGTCGAAAACGGGACGCAGGTCACGACCACGCACGCCGGCAAGACGAAAAGCTGA
- a CDS encoding TolC family protein produces the protein MARVRRVWRAVPTWHWTAAGVVVVGVGCESLQHEQALPLANPGYGSQTARYAPPGVVQGDRSAAVQLASAREPVPPTGPTAGPPAPAADTGATTPSAPPGPTGTILPPVPDVPDPTQQPTAERIDLGAALQLAGIDNPTISLAREVVREALASQLAARSLLLPNITMGGNYRYHSGPLQDDPGELRTPTLQSFNLGFGTMAVGTNPATIPGVRLFAHLGDALYEPLAARQRVSARQSDAQATQNTVLLDVAAAYLELMGAEAQIEILRRAGADVAEISRVTSEFAKVGQGAPSDANRAAGNTDLIRRQTRQAEGRAAVASARLCRLLNLDPSVRLRTPGGAVEPVCLIPEGTDLEALVGVATAARPEVFARSAEILEAQTRVRQERTRPLFPTLSVGYSADLFGGGSNQTSPTFGPLQGRSDFDVAAVWTVQNLGFGNTARVRQAKATVGVSVAAFNAAVNQIRREVAEAKALAQTGAEQITLARVTLTAAEEGFQLESERIKRGEGLPIETLDSFRQLVDARLEFLAAVVAYNVAQFRLYVALGRTPLPETSAATGQNSLPGFNPPR, from the coding sequence ATGGCACGGGTTCGACGAGTGTGGCGGGCGGTCCCGACCTGGCACTGGACGGCGGCGGGCGTGGTCGTCGTGGGCGTCGGGTGTGAGTCGCTGCAACATGAGCAAGCGCTTCCGCTAGCCAACCCCGGCTACGGCAGTCAGACAGCTCGGTACGCCCCGCCCGGGGTCGTTCAGGGCGATCGTTCGGCGGCGGTCCAACTGGCCTCGGCCCGCGAACCCGTACCACCTACCGGGCCGACAGCGGGGCCACCGGCGCCCGCCGCGGACACGGGAGCCACCACACCATCCGCGCCGCCCGGACCCACGGGAACGATTCTGCCACCCGTTCCGGACGTTCCCGACCCGACCCAGCAACCGACCGCGGAGAGGATCGACCTCGGCGCGGCGCTCCAACTCGCCGGGATCGACAACCCGACGATTAGCCTGGCCCGCGAAGTGGTCCGGGAGGCGCTCGCCAGCCAACTCGCCGCACGGTCCCTCCTCCTCCCGAACATCACGATGGGCGGGAACTACCGATACCACAGCGGCCCCCTTCAAGACGACCCGGGCGAACTGCGGACGCCGACGCTCCAGAGCTTCAACCTCGGCTTCGGCACCATGGCGGTGGGGACGAACCCCGCGACGATCCCGGGCGTCCGCCTGTTCGCGCACCTGGGCGACGCCCTGTACGAGCCGTTGGCGGCCCGCCAGCGGGTGTCCGCCCGTCAGTCGGACGCGCAAGCCACCCAGAACACCGTCCTCCTGGACGTGGCGGCGGCTTATCTGGAGTTGATGGGGGCGGAGGCCCAGATCGAGATCCTCCGGCGGGCCGGGGCGGACGTCGCCGAGATTTCCCGCGTGACGAGTGAGTTCGCCAAGGTCGGCCAGGGAGCCCCGTCCGACGCCAACCGGGCGGCGGGGAATACGGACTTGATCCGCCGCCAGACGCGGCAGGCGGAAGGGCGGGCCGCGGTCGCGTCCGCCCGCCTGTGCCGGTTGCTCAACCTCGACCCGTCCGTCCGCTTGCGCACGCCCGGCGGCGCGGTCGAGCCCGTGTGTCTGATTCCCGAAGGGACCGACCTGGAAGCCCTCGTCGGCGTGGCGACGGCCGCCAGACCGGAAGTGTTCGCCCGCTCGGCCGAGATTCTGGAAGCACAGACCCGCGTCCGCCAGGAGCGCACCCGGCCGCTGTTCCCGACCCTCTCGGTCGGCTACAGCGCGGACCTGTTCGGCGGCGGCAGCAATCAGACGAGCCCGACGTTCGGGCCGCTACAAGGACGGAGCGATTTCGACGTGGCGGCCGTGTGGACGGTCCAAAATCTCGGGTTCGGGAATACGGCCCGCGTCCGGCAGGCGAAGGCCACGGTCGGCGTTTCGGTGGCCGCGTTCAACGCCGCCGTCAACCAGATCCGCCGCGAGGTCGCCGAGGCCAAGGCCCTCGCCCAGACCGGCGCCGAGCAGATCACACTGGCGCGGGTCACACTCACCGCCGCCGAAGAAGGGTTTCAATTGGAGAGCGAGCGGATCAAGCGGGGCGAAGGGCTGCCGATCGAGACGCTGGACAGCTTTCGCCAGCTCGTCGACGCCCGGCTCGAATTCCTGGCCGCCGTGGTGGCCTACAACGTGGCACAGTTCCGCCTGTACGTCGCCCTCGGGCGAACGCCCTTGCCGGAGACGTCCGCCGCGACCGGGCAGAATTCGCTGCCGGGATTCAACCCACCCCGGTGA
- a CDS encoding efflux RND transporter permease subunit produces MNGLIHFSLGNPRAITVMTLTIVVAGAVAVNLLPRDILPVYRSPAVQVLTFYNGMAATSVESGITARMERGSGQAAGTIRQESRSLLGVSIVRNFYSEDIDPSSALTQVNSLVTVEIPTLPPGTLPPVILPYDPTSSVPVCLVALNSRTQNESVLYDTARYQVRMMIMSSRGANAPVVYGGKIRTILAYMDRNKLQAHGLSPVDLMSALDRFNIFIPAGDAKFGNFDYTLDSNAMYTAVDQMGDVPVKTDADGRTVFLKEVATPKDAAAIQTNVVRVDGRRQVYIPVYRQAGYSTISVVDNLRNNLPDMKDRLTTPDVDLKVVMDQSIYVRKAIESLVEEGVLGAILCSLVILVFLGEWRMTVIAILTIPVAVLGSLAGLYGFGQTVNVMTLAGLALAIGPLVDSAIICLENTHRHLGLGAEPDEAAFLGASEVAMPELVASLCTLLVLLPLALMPGLGAFLFRPLFFSVALAMTIAYILSRTFVPARCAAWLRGHGHKPVEVHGTDYEHRNEHENAPVKSPLGRLFERWESILAAGISAYTRLLERVLRARGAVIGGAFTLLAVVLLVFGSNLRQEFFPEVDAGSFEMFVRAPSGTRIEITEEKIARVEQFVKDKIGDDLELVISEIGLTANWSSAFTPNAGTMDTVVKIQLKSERTKTAQEYVDLLRRSAAATPEFADLEFAFDSGGMVRAAMNEGKSTPLNVRITSKDMKKARAVADRILPDVRGIDGVVDARIIQRLDYPQYVLDVDQAKASATGLTQLDVMQNVVSAFNSSVQFNKRNFWIDPKSSNQYFVGVQYPEEDMSSIETLLDVPITGPGQKKPIPLRNIATLKRNSVPAEINHTNLQATMELTMGVYGRDLGHVAADVQKVVARYGKERADGGWTPFDPTAEGEKPMEGSRIVLTGEYQKMQDTFRFQALGMVGAVLLIYFLMVALFRSYLIPLVVLSAVPIGVVGVVLMLYVTGTALNVQSLLGVIFMVGIVVSNTVLLVDFAENVRKADRVTPLEAIRRAAAIRVRPVVMTALATFFALIPMSLGASQGSEANVPLGRAVLGGLVAGLFTTLLVVPCVYSLIVPNKFETPRRGARAAAPEGPPPAHDTPVVPENGGVLPATPGHEAG; encoded by the coding sequence ATGAACGGCTTAATTCACTTCTCGCTGGGCAACCCCCGGGCCATCACGGTCATGACGTTGACCATCGTGGTCGCCGGGGCGGTGGCGGTGAACCTGCTGCCCCGCGACATTCTCCCGGTCTACCGGAGCCCGGCCGTCCAGGTCCTGACGTTCTACAACGGGATGGCCGCGACCAGCGTCGAGTCCGGGATCACCGCCCGGATGGAGCGGGGAAGCGGGCAGGCGGCCGGGACGATCCGGCAGGAATCCCGGTCGCTGCTCGGGGTGAGCATCGTTCGCAACTTCTACTCCGAGGACATCGACCCGAGTTCCGCCCTGACCCAGGTGAACTCCCTGGTCACTGTGGAGATCCCGACCCTTCCGCCGGGCACCCTTCCGCCGGTCATCCTGCCGTACGACCCGACGTCATCCGTCCCGGTCTGTCTGGTCGCCCTCAACAGTCGAACGCAGAACGAGTCGGTGCTGTACGACACGGCCCGGTATCAGGTGCGGATGATGATCATGTCCTCCCGTGGTGCGAACGCCCCGGTCGTGTACGGGGGCAAGATCCGCACCATCCTGGCCTACATGGACCGGAACAAGCTCCAGGCCCACGGTCTCTCCCCGGTCGACCTCATGAGCGCCCTCGACCGGTTCAACATCTTCATCCCGGCCGGCGACGCCAAGTTCGGCAACTTCGATTACACCCTGGACTCGAACGCGATGTACACCGCGGTCGACCAGATGGGCGACGTGCCGGTCAAGACCGACGCCGACGGGCGGACGGTCTTCCTGAAAGAGGTGGCCACCCCGAAAGACGCGGCCGCGATCCAGACGAACGTGGTGCGGGTCGACGGCCGGCGCCAGGTGTACATCCCGGTCTACCGGCAGGCCGGGTACAGCACGATCAGCGTCGTCGACAACCTCCGGAACAACCTGCCGGACATGAAAGACCGGCTCACCACCCCGGACGTCGACCTGAAGGTCGTGATGGACCAATCGATTTACGTCCGCAAGGCGATCGAGAGCTTGGTGGAAGAAGGCGTCCTCGGGGCCATCCTCTGCTCGCTCGTCATCCTGGTCTTCCTCGGTGAATGGCGGATGACGGTGATCGCCATCCTGACGATCCCGGTCGCCGTCCTCGGGTCGCTCGCCGGCCTGTACGGGTTCGGGCAGACGGTGAACGTCATGACCCTGGCCGGGTTGGCCCTGGCGATCGGCCCGCTGGTGGACAGCGCGATCATCTGCCTGGAGAACACCCACCGCCATCTGGGGCTCGGCGCCGAGCCGGACGAGGCCGCGTTCCTGGGGGCGAGCGAGGTGGCCATGCCGGAGTTGGTGGCCAGCCTCTGCACCCTGCTCGTCCTCCTGCCGTTGGCCCTCATGCCCGGGCTCGGGGCGTTCCTGTTCCGGCCGCTGTTCTTCTCCGTCGCGCTCGCCATGACGATCGCGTACATCCTGTCCCGGACGTTCGTGCCGGCCCGCTGCGCCGCGTGGCTCCGGGGGCACGGGCACAAGCCGGTCGAGGTACACGGAACCGACTACGAACACCGCAACGAGCACGAGAACGCCCCCGTGAAGAGCCCGCTCGGCCGACTTTTCGAGCGGTGGGAGTCGATACTCGCCGCCGGGATCTCGGCCTACACTCGACTGCTCGAACGGGTCCTCCGTGCCCGCGGCGCGGTGATCGGCGGGGCGTTCACGCTCCTGGCCGTGGTCCTGCTCGTGTTCGGTAGCAACCTCCGGCAGGAGTTTTTCCCGGAGGTGGACGCCGGGTCGTTCGAGATGTTCGTTCGGGCCCCGTCCGGTACCCGAATCGAGATCACCGAGGAAAAGATCGCCCGGGTCGAGCAGTTCGTCAAAGACAAGATCGGGGACGACCTGGAACTGGTCATCAGCGAAATCGGCCTGACGGCGAACTGGTCGTCCGCGTTCACCCCGAACGCCGGGACGATGGACACGGTCGTGAAGATCCAACTCAAGTCGGAACGGACGAAAACCGCCCAGGAATACGTCGACCTCTTACGGCGGTCGGCGGCCGCGACCCCCGAGTTCGCCGACCTGGAGTTCGCGTTCGACTCGGGCGGTATGGTCCGGGCGGCCATGAACGAGGGGAAATCGACACCTTTGAATGTTCGCATCACGTCCAAGGATATGAAGAAGGCTCGCGCGGTCGCCGACCGTATTCTGCCCGATGTTCGTGGTATCGACGGGGTCGTGGACGCACGTATCATTCAGCGGCTCGACTACCCGCAGTACGTTCTGGACGTGGACCAAGCCAAGGCGTCGGCCACGGGACTCACCCAGCTCGACGTGATGCAAAACGTCGTGTCGGCGTTCAACAGTAGTGTCCAGTTCAACAAGCGGAACTTCTGGATCGACCCGAAGAGTTCGAACCAGTACTTCGTCGGCGTCCAGTACCCGGAAGAGGACATGTCCTCGATCGAGACCCTACTGGACGTCCCGATCACGGGTCCGGGCCAGAAGAAGCCGATCCCGCTGCGGAACATCGCCACCCTGAAGCGGAACAGCGTCCCGGCCGAGATCAACCACACGAACCTCCAGGCCACGATGGAACTGACGATGGGCGTCTACGGCCGCGACCTCGGGCACGTGGCGGCGGACGTCCAGAAGGTGGTGGCCCGGTACGGGAAGGAGCGGGCGGACGGCGGGTGGACGCCGTTCGACCCGACCGCCGAGGGGGAGAAGCCGATGGAGGGCTCCCGCATCGTCCTGACCGGGGAATACCAGAAGATGCAGGACACGTTCCGGTTCCAGGCGCTGGGGATGGTCGGCGCGGTGCTGCTCATTTACTTCCTGATGGTCGCCCTGTTCCGGTCGTACCTGATCCCGCTGGTCGTCCTCTCGGCCGTCCCGATCGGGGTCGTCGGCGTCGTCCTGATGCTCTACGTCACCGGGACGGCGCTCAACGTGCAATCGCTCCTGGGCGTGATCTTCATGGTCGGGATCGTGGTCTCGAACACCGTCCTCCTCGTCGACTTCGCGGAGAACGTCCGGAAGGCCGACCGGGTGACGCCGCTGGAGGCGATCCGCCGGGCGGCGGCGATCCGCGTGCGGCCGGTGGTCATGACCGCCCTCGCGACGTTCTTCGCGCTGATCCCGATGTCGCTCGGCGCGAGCCAGGGGAGCGAGGCGAACGTCCCCCTCGGCCGGGCCGTCCTCGGCGGGTTGGTGGCGGGCCTGTTCACGACCCTGCTGGTCGTCCCGTGCGTCTATTCGTTGATCGTTCCGAACAAGTTCGAGACCCCGCGCCGGGGCGCCCGCGCCGCGGCACCGGAGGGCCCGCCGCCCGCCCACGATACGCCGGTCGTGCCGGAGAACGGGGGCGTCCTTCCGGCCACGCCCGGCCACGAGGCGGGATAG